The Oryzias latipes chromosome 16, ASM223467v1 genome includes a region encoding these proteins:
- the LOC101171109 gene encoding hemojuvelin: MEFKTDSQCSLLPWKRYIHLTLLMVQMNLPEVGSSCHILKCNSDFVAAKLDLGSSSSGGAVGEALPSREAVNAGYCSALRSYTLCTKRMARPCRGDLAYHAAVQGIEDLLIQHRCPRVGPTAQPRPLPQGTLSGNTCLYERSFFNRKGQMPEYLHCAIFGDPHIRTFNNEFQTCAVQGAWPVIDNEYLYVQATSSPAKEGLYPTILTKITIIFKNWRQCIDQQLYQAELDNVPAAFADGSVWSGERWGHRSLSVQTQNPGQHAEIWAAHIATLLVVRQNGGSLSLSVRSPRSVVEAFEPEHDLQLCVWGCPASQRVSMLRPPPPESVVSLASAHCGALLPTQDIYYKACVFDLITSGDLNSSLAAVRALQDARTMIPDREGLHLHPVTAAAQALPRLSLMLLLVLLGPLSQT, from the exons ATGGAGTTTAAAACAGATTCCCAGTGCTCTTTGTTACCATGGAAACGCTACATCCACCTGACCCTACTGATGGTTCAGATGAATTTGCCTGAAG tgGGATCCTCCTGCCATATCCTGAAGTGTAACTCAGACTTTGTGGCTGCAAAGTTGGACCTGGGGAGCAGCAGTAGTGGAGGGGCAGTAGGAGAAGCTCTGCCCAGCAGGGAGGCGGTGAATGCCGGTTACTGCAGCGCCCTGCGCTCCTACACGCTGTGCACCAAGCGGATGGCTCGGCCGTGCCGGGGTGACCTGGCATACCATGCTGCGGTGCAGGGCATTGAGGACCTGCTGATTCAGCATCGTTGCCCCCGGGTGGGGCCCACGGCCCAGCCACGGCCCCTACCTCAAGGCACGCTGTCAGGAAACACCTGTCTGTATGAGAGGAGCTTCTTTAACAGGAAGGGCCAAATGCCAGAGTACCTGCACTGCGCCATCTTTGGGGACCCCCATATTCGTACTTTTAACAACGAATTCCAGACATGTGCAGTACAGGGGGCGTGGCCTGTCATTGACAACGAGTACTTGTATGTGCAGGCAACCAGTTCACCAGCAAAGGAGGGGTTGTACCCCACAATCCTCACCAAG ATCACCATAATCTTCAAGAACTGGCGCCAGTGCATTGACCAGCAGCTCTACCAGGCGGAACTGGATAACGTTCCCGCTGCCTTCGCTGACGGCTCTGTGTGGAGCGGCGAGCGGTGGGGTCACCGCAGTCTCTCGGTGCAGACGCAGAATCCCGGCCAGCACGCTGAGATCTGGGCGGCACACATTGCCACGCTGCTGGTGGTGCGCCAGAACGGCGGTTCTCTCAGCTTGTCTGTCCGGTCGCCCCGCAGCGTGGTGGAGGCCTTTGAGCCAGAGCATgacctgcagctgtgtgtgtggggCTGTCCCGCCTCCCAGAGGGTCAGCATGCTACGCCCGCCCCCTCCTGAATCTGTGGTGTCTCTAGCATCTGCCCATTGCGGGGCACTACTCCCCACCCAAGACATCTACTACAAGGCCTGTGTTTTTGACCTGATCACCAGCGGTGACCTGAACTCCAGCCTGGCTGCCGTCAGGGCCCTGCAGGACGCTCGCACTATGATCCCTgacagggaggggcttcatcTACATCCTGTAACTGCTGCAGCTCAAGCACTGCCGCGCCTCTCACTGATGCTGCTGCTCGTCCTGCTGGGACCTCTGAGCCAGACCTGA